A single Pan troglodytes isolate AG18354 chromosome 19, NHGRI_mPanTro3-v2.0_pri, whole genome shotgun sequence DNA region contains:
- the CRLF3 gene encoding cytokine receptor-like factor 3 translates to MRGAMELEPELLLQEARENVEAAQSYRRELGHRLEGLREARRQIKESASQTRDVLKQHFNDLKGTLGKLLDERLVTLLQEVDTIEQETIKPLDDCQKLIEHGVNTAEDLVREGEIAMLGGVGEENEKLWSFTKKASHIQLDSLPEVPLLVDVPCLSAQLDDSILNIVKDHIFKHGTVASRPPVQIEELIEKPGGIIVRWCKVDDDFTAQDYRLQFRKCTSNHFEDVYVGSETEFIVLHIDPNVDYQFRVCARGDGRQEWSPWSVPQIGHSTLVPHEWTAGFEGYSLSSRRNIALRNDSESSGVLYSRAPTYFCGQTLTFRVETVGQPDRRDSIGVCAEKQDGYDSLQRDQAVCISTNGAVFVNGKEMTNQLPAVTSGSTVTFDIEAVTLGTTSNNEGGHFKLRVTISSNNREVVFDWLLDQSCGSLYFGCSFFYPGWKVLVF, encoded by the exons ATGAGGGGGGCGATGGAGCTGGAGCCTGAGCTGCTGCTGCAGGAGGCCCGCGAGAACGTGGAGGCAGCGCAGAGCTACCGGCGGGAGCTGGGTCACCGGCTTGAGGGGCTGCGGGAGGCGCGGAGGCAG atCAAAGAAAGtgcatcacagacaagggatgtTCTCAAACAGCATTTTAATGATTTAAAGGGAACCCTTGGAAAGCTCCTGGATGAGCGATTGGTGACCCTTTTGCAAGAGGTGGACACCATTGAACAGGAGACCATTAAACCACTAGATGACTGCCAGAAGCTCATAGAACACGGAGTCAACACTGCAGAGGACTTAGTCCGAGAAG GTGAAATCGCCATGCTTGGTGGTGTgggagaagagaatgagaaactGTGGAGCTTTACCAAAAAGGCCTCGCACATTCAGTTGGACAG CTTACCAGAAGTACCTTTACTGGTTGATGTGCCTTGTTTATCTGCTCAGTTGGATGACTCAATTCTTAACATAGTGAAAGACCACATTTTTAAGCATGGAACAGTAGCATCTCGCCCACCAGTACAGATAGAAGAACTAATAGagaaacctggaggcatcattgTACGATGGTGTAAG GTGGATGACGACTTTACAGCCCAAGATTACAGGCTCCAGTTTCGTAAATGTACTTCAAATCATTTTGAGGATGTATATGTAGGTTCTGAAACTGAATTCATAGTATTGCACATAGACCCCAACGTTGATTACCAGTTCAGAGTCTGCGCCCGAGGAGATGGCCGACAGGAGTGGAGTCCTTGGAGTGTCCCCCAGATAGGTCATTCCACATTGGTGCCTCATG AGTGGACAGCTGGTTTTGAGGGGTACAGTCTGAGCAGTCGAAGAAATATAGCACTCCGGAACGATTCTGAATCATCGGGTGTTCTCTACTCCAGAGCTCCGACTTATTTCTGTGGGCAGACATTAACATTCAG AGTTGAAACTGTGGGACAGCCAGACAGAAGAGACAGCATAGGAGTGTGTGCAGAAAAACAGGATGGATATGACTCTCTGCAGCGGGATCAAGCTGTGTGCATTAGTACAAATG GTGCAGTTTTTGTCAatggaaaagaaatgacaaatcaGTTACCCGCAGTTACTTCTGGGTCCACTGTCACGTTTGACATTGAAGCCGTGACTCTAGGAACCACCAGTAATAATGAAGGTGGACACTTCAAGCTTCGAGTAACTATAAGTTCAAATAATAGAGAAGTGGTTTTTGACTGGTTACTTGATCAGTCTTGTGGTTCTCTTTACTTTGGATGCTCATTTTTCTATCCTGGATGGAAAGTGTTAGTGTTTTAG